One Dermacentor albipictus isolate Rhodes 1998 colony chromosome 10, USDA_Dalb.pri_finalv2, whole genome shotgun sequence genomic window, TTTTGCTCCTAACCGCGCCTGCGTTATGAGACGCCTGGCAACTGCCGGGGCGCTGTTTCTTCTGCCCGGACACAGCTGCCTTGCGGTTTGGGCCTCGCCAACACGTCGCGCCCGTGTATAGCTGGAACGTCATCCGAAGAGCACAAGCGTTACCCTAAGCATAGCTATTGCTGTCAGTGCATCGTTCTTGGAGTGAAACGGGCAAATTTTGTAATTGGGCTTCATAACGAAGCGTTAAGAAAACAAACATACATTTGTGGCAAAAAAGCAATGTCATTAAAATTGGACGGTTCAAGTGATCATATTCACTAACATGATTCGTTAACGATATGTAACGACGGCTTTCTCAGGTTTACGAGATTCCCACTGACTGACTGGCTGAGTGACTTACTCATATTTCGCGGGACGCCGACTAATCCCGACGGTTTCCCTTCCATGTCATTTAACAAGACCTTATTCGTTTCATCTAGCCTAATATCGTGTAGCGTCGAGATGAGACACCTGCAACAGCAGTGGTGTCGCTAGCAATGTTAACTTTCTGAGACCTCTGGTAGATGCTAGGGTGATGTTCTTTCAGCATAGTAGACGTTGCCTTGCGCTCAGCTTTGCGCCATCTCGCCACCAGCATTTAGTTGTAAATTGGAGTTGTAATTGTATTTGTAATTTGTAGTTGTAAACCTCCGAGCAGTTCAAGCGCCACGTTTAACATTGCCGGCAGTGCAGTGAACATCTTTCTTAAATTCGTTTgtgaactgaaaaagaaaaaagaaaaggcacacGTGATAATGTTGCTTCTAAAACCCTCCTTTTTCATGTAACTACCGCACCTGCAGAATTCTACAATGGCACTTCTTCAGCACAATGGTGAGTCAGTTGCATTTTTTAGACTAGCTATATAAGATATTAAACATTGATCCCGTTCTACAGTAGGTACCCCGATATATAGCCCCGCAATACCCAATTATTATTCCGCATCATGGAAAATTGGaacattttcttgtttatttttttggcATGAGAAGCACACGCTCATACGAAAGTAACAATGTTATGCTGTTTGAATTTAACGTAATTAGTATCACTATTATTAAATTAGTAATTTTTTTGCAGATCAACAACTGAAACATCAAACTTAAAAGCGCTGGTATGGGAAGGCCATGTGTCCGGGGCTCATTTATGTATCTCGGAAGTTTTTTTGGGGAGCTATGATTTCGGCAGCGGTTACCAATGGTTAAGTAAGGTAAAGGCGCAAACAGCAGCACTGTCCGTTGTAAGTCTTACACTAGGCATGATACAAACCATAAAGTTCAAAAGTTTTTAATGGTTTAGCAAACTAATTCTACTGGGAACGTAGCACAGTTTCTTACTGAAGTGGTTGAACCATTGGCAACGCTGAGTGGACAGGATATGCAAACTCGTCTTCATTACTctagtttttttttgcaataacatGTCTGTGTCTGAGAGTTTGAAACCATGAATAATCGAGAATACCCCTTCTCGCTTGGTTAAGCAGTTCACACGAAACTTAAACCGTCACAAACATTATTGTTTCATTTCATGCCAATTTATTTCCTCATACGTGTTCATTATACCATAAATGTAGCACAGTATTTAAGTTCTGCCACCTAGGATAACAATTTTAGGAACATGAAAGCCGCTTTAAAGGAGCGTCAAGGCAAGAGAAGTGTCAACGAAGGGCAAGTAAAACAATAGCTCGGGCCTCTTAAAGAAATTAATTTCAGATGATGCGTAATAAAGAAGCTTCCGTGGAATATTTTGCTGTTCACGTACTACTGTATGCGTCATGGAATGCTCGCAAAAATAAAAGTTGCGACACAGAAGATGAAAGAATAAACACCACCTTTACCGATCGCTGGTGGAGAAACGTAACTCAGAACGCATGGCTCCTCAGCAAAACTAGTACACTGTAGTATAACCTCCGAGATTAGCCCCACCCGCGGCAGCCCGTGGCAGGCTCAGGAATCTCGGAGGCGATATGCGCGGACATCAGTCGTGTATTCTAACCAGCAGGTGACCACGTCACCTGCTCAGGCGCCATTGAAAGCTGGTAATAAGCAACGTAGACAATGTCTGATCCTGAAGCTTTGGCAAGGTCGCTTGAATCTTTTATCACCTATTTAGCTAAGTAAAATTTCATTTTGCAAAGCCTTGTCAACGTTCAAACAAAACGGCAAAAATGTGAGCAACGATTTCAGTTGCTAACTTGAAGGCCATGATTGTCCTCATGcgtatttttttcttgcctgcttTCGTGCATGGCTCCCAGCGGAGGACCTAGCCCCACGAAATGTCACGGCTAGAACAAACGATATCACTTGCAACACCGTCTATGTGGGTCCGTTGGAGGTCGACGTGAGCTGGGAGCGCCCGCTGATTGTTGAAAGCCCCATCAAAGGCTACAACATCCACGTGATCACACTCAACGGCACCGACAGCCTGATCCACGTCGACGCAGATGTTACTAAGCACGTGGTTCACTCAATGGAATGCTGGAACGCCTACATTCTTCGTGTGGAGGCCCTCTTCGAATCCGGAGGGTCCGCACTTTCCCCATCCGTGCTCTACGCAACGGGAGACCGAAGTAAGAACCTGTCTTCATTATATTACCCTTTACCGCCGTATTCTCAGAACCATCCCCGGCTCGGAGTTCTTCCTCGACTCCATGGACggatggatgtggatggatgttatgagcgtcccctttggatcggggcggtgggctgcgccaccaagctcttgctaattatactgcctaatgtcctatctaggttaaacaataaaaaaaacacaatgaactCCTAGAAACAAATTTTCTGACACCCTATAGCGaagtgtgcttttgtacgtccctgtttttttgtcgtttccctactttcattaatcttccaatcgccttttactaatcccTATTTCGAacttgtttacttttccactgctctcgctgaaccgaagggcttcaaggaagccagtggtgcctaaatagactcctgggtagacgtcttcacattctaataaaacatgctgcatcgtttccctagctttatcgcagcaacatcacgcttcttcttccttcttatatctcgctctaTAGGTGCCTGTTCGAAGGCAGCCCGATCTCGCTTCGTGAAGTAattagcttccctttgagttatcataaattctttctttcctgttttagttttttcctcttaagcagttactcatggcaggcttcttttccattgccgccacccatgagattatgtcaggctctctgactttccgcttgacgttctttgttgctgtgttgcccatcctacaggctgcatacttgctggtaagcttccttgtccttttcctccactgtgaatcaatgtttttcctgtacagatatctCAGCATTCTCCGTGTGGAGCTGAGCTGTTGAGCACCCAATTGAGCAGAGCCCCACCCCTCGACTGAAGAGTGCACTACGATTGTCGAGAATTGCCATGCCGTGTCATAGAAGCGCAGTGACAAATTCTCTCATATGGCGGCGCTGCCATCGACTTTCTTGAGTCGagggggagttttttttttttgtaggaatgTTCTTGAATTCGGGGGCCAATTTCGACTCACACAAATTCGAATAAATGAGAGAAACATTTTTCGCAAGTACGTTTCTCTTACATGGCGAAAGTCAAATCGACCAAAAAAGAAGGCATTCCACTAATTTAATAAAGCATATGTGGAATGCTGTCAGAGGTTATGGCTATTAGCAACAGCGCACTTCTGGAATGCACGGCTCGAGCTTTTCGGCGGCCGATTTTCTTTCCTCTAAGCAGCTAAGAGTGACATGAGATAACTCCGACAAGAAACTCGATCAAAGCAATAGCCAGCGCTCATCAACATTTGTTCGATATAGACTCCATTTAGTATGCGGAAAATATTGGGTGAAACATTCCACTTGCTTCATGGAGCCTATGCGGAACTAGGCTACGAGCGTGTGCACAGCACCACCAACACGTTACGGgacgtgacgaaagcggtgacgtcaaaatctgCACaccttactcgggagcgtccccactGGATTTTGTGGGAGCCAGGCGAAGTAACACGGCATTACGGATCGAATTGCAGCAACCTTCTGGTATCTCGGAGGTATTGGCCAAGAGTATCAATGCGCTCGCTTACCCGCTGTAGAATGCTTACCCGCTTACCCGCTGTAGAATACCCGCTTACCCGCGTACCCTTAATGTAGAATAATGCTTTGGCATTCACAACTCCTAAGTGCTTAGGTTTCCTGGTATTGTTTTATTGCTACACGTCATTGAAGCGATCTTTCACAGTCAAAATACTTGAATATATTGAGTTAGCTAGCTGAGAAATTATGTATGTTACGTAGATAATTCCTTCGCGTTTTGTATATCAGTAGAAACAGAGGAAAAGCACCATCCACGACTGACTGGTTTCGAAAAACCTGTTCATACTTGACAAAAATTGTCTTGGTAATTGCTTTCATATTTCTCGTGTTTCATGCGTATGTTAGTAGGTTTCCAAAACTTATTACCTAACCTATCCTATGAGGTTCCGTGGGACTGTCTAACCACAAGTCTATAAGGTTTTCAACGCTTAGTTAGCACACCAACGACGCCATTTAAAGCCTCACGTGTCTCACATACGTTCCGAATGCTGTGGAAATCGCTAACAGGAATCATTATGTCTAGTTTAGAAAAAGACGGCATGCGGTTGTTGCAGTTTCTGAAGTTCTCGAGCGCATGGTTTCCATAGCTCAACAACATATTTCGGACTGCAATATGTATTACCGTTTTTCTTAGCGTTAttcctgtttttttgtttttatgtttgtATTTTCTCAACATTTATGCACCTTCTGTTTCTATGTATAGAAATATGTCTGATGCAATCATCACCTAATATTTTGATGAATTGCATAACGATTATTCTTGTACATGTCACCTTTGTCCTTAGATTTCCTCGTTTTCCCAGTAATTTAGGCCTTCGTACTACTATTTCATTTAGTAAGGCCCTCCACACATTTCCCCACCTAGGGGCCGGTAAGGTATGGGAAATAACTACatgaataaatacataaatagtGTTGATGGTGCTTAGGGATCTGTACCTATAGATGTTCAGGATCGGGTGAAGCGGTACTCTCAGTGCTTTTACGCTTTCTTTTAATCCGTTAATTGCGTTCCCCTTGTGTAGGGTAGCAGATCGGACACCATGCACCTAGTTGACGTCGCTGCATTCTGACATCAGGAGAACTTCAGTTTGACGTAGTTGGCATTTACTACGTATCACCTTCGCCGCGAATAAAGACGGGGGCAGCAGAAGAACACAAAAACCAACTCAAAAACGTGTCGTTGTTGTGTTCTCTTCCgttgtccccgtctttatttgcggtcaatattaTTTACATTGTCTGTGTCTAAGCCTTTGAATTTCGAAGTGAATTCGGTCGTACTTTTTTCCCGTATCGCTAATCCTCAGCCTCTCACCACACCCCTCCCCCTCATTCTTTTTCTCCTCTTATATTCACAGCGAGCAAGTACTTTCCGCAAGACCTACACGCTACAGAAAACCGCACTAGATGCGATGCCGGTGGCTATTACGCATCTGTCGTTCTGGAGTGGAAACCCGCCCAGCTCGGCGATTCCTCCGTGACGGCCTACAATGTGGAGGTCTTCTCCGTCAATGACACCTCGAAGGTATTCCGCGTGCCCGCTGACACCCCGAGGTTCGAGTACGACAACGTCATCTGCAACGGCACTACGGTCTTTGGGGTCTCCACGGTCCTCTTCATCGGCCCGGATGTGTTCCAAGGGGTCGGTGTTGGCGAATTTGTCTACCCGGCTGCCTACGTAGCTGCGTCCACAGAAATGAAGGGTAAGCAACGAACAGATAAAACGGTCAGAAAATAGAACCTAAGCATGGGCCAGTGGATCTCAAGCGGAGCACCGCACCATTTAGGGACGTGAATCGTGTGCTAGAGAGTGTTAACTTTGCATGACATGGCTCCGTGATACGTGATACACTCTTAGTCTTGTTCCACTTTTGCACGGGTATAAGCGGATGCAAATATTTGACATTTACCTAAATTTAGCGATATTACACATAAAACCTCCGAATATAGGGAATGGCGTCGCTGATAGTCGAACTTCTCACTTTTTAAATTTGCATAGAAATAAATTGAGTTTTTACGGCGAACTCGAACCCGGGAATTTCTCCATCTCCGTGAACAGAACAATTGACAAAACCGTAACACGAATTGAAGAGAAAGGTGCCCATCTCTAATCGAATTACGCATGCAGGGCACACTACAGTATAGGTTTCagtaaaaagtagcataaaacaCGTGTAAAAACCGTGTGAAAGGTTGCTAGGCGCGTTAGAACAATTCGAAGCCCGTAGTGTTCGCCGCCTGAGTTTCCAGAAGAATAttatggttgcataagctgcagttgccgcgtAGCGGTAACTGCAGCATACGAAGCCGGAATTGACGTTactacactttcatatgtaaatGAGGAAGGGCCTAACCACTGTTTTCATTTGTGTTGCGTTGCGCTGTGGAGAGAATCTAGCTAAGATACTATCTAAAGCAGCAACGGAAAACCTCAGTCAGTGTTTACCACAGCGATCACAAAGAACTTATCGATATCGTTTCAAAGAAGTAAACTTTTGGCACAGGGCATTTTTGCCTTGCTGTGAGTCATTTCATGTAGCACATTGCTCCATTGTTCGAGGCTACCTGACTTTATTTTACCGGATCCGGCGATACTACAGCTTGGCTGGGCAACCAGCTTTACAGCGTGCATTGGAGccaaattttaacgcgacagcgttaaggagctcgtgtcgcagaaaaaccggtgttggcgtcggcggcattggccgtgagttatgaatcccagcaggcacttcatgaataaaaaacaacttgcaagatgggctgggtgagaatcgaaccagggtctccggagtgtgagacggagacgctaccactgagccacgatttttttttctttattcactgAGCCACgggttcgatgcttcaaagcggtacaaaagcgcctctagtgaatgcggtgttgccttagaaactagctgtttctgaggctcaggtgtgcgtcacttgctcaggcgcacatttcgttgccgcgccgaatgctgcgttgctcgacgctcaccgcgtccgatgcggggcgcgtagtcgctgcgccgtagcccattgtcttacaccccttggcgggtcgacgggaacgctgtcgcgttccactcttgaaggcgaagcttaagcgtcctccaatttttttttacttgttcacTCATTCAACCGTTCATGTAGTAACAACTTCACCCTTTGCAGTAATATACCTTTATGTTTTCATTCATTGCTAAACTTCAACGTTTCCATGTTTTGGTCGTAATCAGTTTTTTGTGTGGATTTTGCTTATAGCTGCACTTCACGATGTCGATGGAGCCGTCCCTTCGGCTGTGTCAAGCCTGTCAACCTCAGTGATCTTGTGCATCATTCTCATTCCTCTGGCGGTTATTCTACTCACTATTCTTCTATTCCTTGGGTACAAGAAGTATAAGAAGAACGATGGgtaaacatttttattatctTTATGGGTTCCTATATGTACTCACAAGTTTTACGTGCTACTGTTCTGTATCATGACACTTGAACTATTTCCGCATGcttgtattatatgtgtgctgcgTACGGGTGGCGTGCCGAATCATTGTAGAAGCCGCAAGCGTTCGTCATGCCACTGAAGTTTTGTTGTTATCTTTTCTTCTATAACTGAATAGGATAATAAATAATTGTGAGGTTAATGCTCCAAAGTAAATCGAGGACATAAACAGGACTAGGCGAAAAGGTCACTTATAACTAAGCTTTTATTATCCAATGCGCCAAAATGTATGCATAGGAgtgaaacagaaaaagaaagaataatgaCGACTTAATCAATACAAAATGGAGACAATTGGGTATCACACCAACAACAAACCACTGTAAATGCAAAGAGTACCCACCGTAGTGGGTAACGAAtttggtattgcgctgctaagcctaaaggcgcgggatcaaatcacggCCACGGTGATCGCATTCCCGTgagggcgaaatgtaaaaacacctGTGTAACATGTATTGAATGCACAATACATGACGTATAACGAAGAAGCAGGTGATACTTAGCGTGCCATTGCCGACTAGCCCGTTGCGATGATCACCGCGTGTGGAGGATGTCTATaattttcttcatcatcatcagccgcatcatcctatttttatgtccactgccaggaTGAAGGTCCCTTCTAGCTATGTCCAATTACCATAGTCTTACGTGAGCTGCTTCCAACTTGCGATTGCGAATTCCCTTATTTCATCACCACATatatatggcctgcccagctccatatttCCTTTTATTGTCAACTATAATAGCGGCTATTCATGTTTGCTCTCAGATCCACACggctatcttcctgtctcttaacattaagCTTAACATTTTTAGTTCCGCCAGTCTTTAtgcagtccttaacttcttctcgagCTTCATTGTTAACATCCGGGTTTTAGCCGCATATCTTCGCagcggtagaatgcaatgattgtgcagTTTCCTTTTCATCGACAGtcgtaagctcccagtcaggatttggtaaatCCGGCCGTATGCACGCCACACCATTTTCacacttctgtaaatttccttctcatgatcagggcacATTGTGAGTACAAGACAACACACTGGTGGGCTAGTTCGTACTGcgtaacttgaggcaaagcgcaaaatagcACGTAGGTCAGCAGAAGAgaacgaagacacagcgctacCAACAACTGTAttttattgcacatggttacCCCTTATATACCATAGTACAACAGGCAATTGATCCAGAATGGCTAGCCAGTCAAGGTCAATTCTAGATCAAGTGTGGCCTCTAGGCTCCTGTACACACTCGAGAGGCCAGCTGGCGATCAAGAATCATTGTTGCCTTGTCAGGCTATTCAAGGTTAcccttgtcttctgcatatttatCTTCAGCCCGACtcacactttctcggttaaggtcctgaatcatttgttgcaattcattcccatggttgcaattcatccccatgATTTCTCAACAGGACAATGTAATCTGCAGGCCGAATATGGCGAATATTTCAGACAGAAGTTGGCTGAGGTTCTTTCTGGTAGTCATCAATAAATTTTGACTCATTGGATATAAAACCTCAGTGGGAAAACCAGCACGTTTCCTTGTCGCGTTTTGCCTTCACACTGCAAATTCACGTTAATCAGCGACTAGCCCTAACAGTCACCATTCTATGGATAATAATATTTAGTGAAATTTctatattaaaaaaaaggttTCTTTGAAGAATGAGATGTGTTGCGTTGCTGTGGTTGTTGCACTCTGAAGACAAGGAGAGAATGCGGGGTGGAGTAGTCGGCGAGATGAGGAGGCCTGTAAATAGAAAGATTTGTGAGTGGTAAGTAAAAAGGTAGAAGGTGCGTGTAGGACTCGGCACCCATTCATTGGTTGCGCCGGTTGTGGCATCAGTAACGCCATGGCAGACCCATACCCCCACACGCTCGTGGCAGGAGGGACTTGCCTCAAGCCCTGCCAGTGTGTTATAAAAAATTGTAGGTTAGAGCACTGGAAGTCTGCAGAGATGGCTCGAACTTTAGCTGTAGCTGTGCTAGTGATGAGTGATCCAGCATCTGTAGGTTCATTAGACAAAAAGAGGTCGAAATTTATTAGAGGCGGTGAATACCACGAGAAATATCGCCTACTTCAAAAATAACGTTCGATGAttgttctttattatttttaCAAACTATCGCATTGGTGAATAGCATTGCAACATTGTGAAATAGCTTTCAATTGGTACAAAATTTTGAATAGATACCATGGTCGTAGGTGGTTGAACATCAGTTTAAAATATATTCAGAGATTTCTTTTCGTTTGCTGAATTCCTTCGAAAACAGGTTCACGCAGTAGTTTTCGGAGTATATGCTATTATATATGGTAGAATTATCAGGCGCCTTTATTgtcgctttgcttacgatgaatGCACTAAAGTAGCGTAATAAAATAAAAGCTTGCATAGACTGTCAGTGAGATGCCAATTGAGATGAACTCAGTTTTGAGCTTTACAGGACAACTTTGTAAAAAGTGTAGCACGAGCACAAATTACCATAGCTTTAGCACAGTACACATACGATAAAAAAAGACGCGTAAAAAGTTTGAAAACTTCAACAAGAATGTGACTCGTTATTTCCAATGCCAGTGCTCGAGTAGCTAAATTCCTTAGTGATTTTGGACACTGCCCTGCTTGGACTTCAGCTCGAGCGGTGATGAAGGCACAGTGGCATTAGGTAAATAATACCAAATTCTGCGCCAAATTTTGACATGGTTACGCGAGCATACTGTGTGATGGTAAATGTATGTGAATGTAATACCTACACTGTGTGATTAGGTGAACATAAGTggccgctggctaacactcctcgGGTTAGATGTTGTACAcacacgtaaatacccaagaatgttCATGTGGAAGCAACCGCAGCCATAGCCCAACTGGTAGAGAAATGCACGTCTAATGCCGAAGGTGCGTGTTCAACTCCCAACGATGGTCAGTCGTTTTCCATCGCCCGCTTTCGCTCCACTTTAGCTTATCATTGCTACACTTTCAAGAAAAACGATAACGTCTGTATAGTAAGTCACCCGGTTACAACAGAATCCTAATTTtcgagtcagcgctcgtcctgcttttttcctttgtgttTTCTTCTGTCGGTATGTGTTAAAGTTGAGACTTTCCCGCTATTGATTAATGTCCTCTCTGCGTTTCTtagcttcattatctgttggcgtCATATAGTTGTAACTAACCAACTTGATGCCTCTGTGTTCCGCTCCTTCTCTTTATGTGCGGACTGGAAAGACTATGTCACAGCACCCAAAGTGTCTTCATCACGTCTCCCGTTCTTTTAAGTAGTGTCACCCTTTGAGGAGCCGCCACCGCCTAAATCCGGTTCCGTCTCCGCTTCATTCCGGTTAGCTGCTTCCAGGAGGAGGTGCATGCACTGCTTCCTTCCGTCGCGTCCTTCCGCGTTGTTTCGGCACTGTCCGAGATAACACATGAGCCAGCAATATCCGCGCTGATCCGTGTTTCCCGAGCCTTTCCCAAGCTGCACCAGGCGCGAGAAAACTTTATCGAAGCAAAATCACAAACACTCTTCAGCTTTTGCGCACACCACCGAGGAGATAGCAGCCCGGCCATGGGCGCGTTCCATAGGCGCTacatgtatgttttttttttagattttcagTATTCTAAGCTGAGCACAAGTTTGCGGCGATGCAGAGAAAGGAAGCTAAGCATCGCAGCATCCTCACACGTACTGAGCTCTAGATTATTTTTCAATAAATCGATGCGGTGAAAACGGGTAATGGTCCTTCACTGCAAGATCTTCAAATTTGCGTTGCAGTGTTGACAGTCGTCGGGTGGCTATTGCGCAACTAATGTGATCATGTGACTCCTTATGGACCTTCTCTTTATAGGCGAGGCCTCCTGAGAAACGACGACAGTCCCTGACTCTTGGACCAAAAGAATGCTTCGCCAGTTTGCTGCGAACGAGAAGACGCAAAGCTGCGCGATCAAATGGCTGAACTACAGACAGCCTCATTTTCATCGTAACAATCATCAGCCAACTGGACACAGTGACAAGTGTGGTGCTCCAATCTCTCGTGTGCAATAAATCTCACATTCTTTCGTGCTGATCCTACGTTTTCTCATTTGATATTTCAGTCAGATCGGATAAGAAACCGTGATATTTCCGTCACAAAGTACTTGTGCTACCGGTGTGTCATCTCCAGCGCGATACACAATTATGGGTTCTTTCATTATTGTTTCGTATAGATTATTGCGAAGGATCTCATTCTTTTCCCGCAAGGGCATCACTTTAGCTGGTAACAGAATTTCGGTGGTCTTTTTGGGAGCATAGAGACAACGTTCAAACAGAAATATTTACGAGGAGGTCAGAAAGAGCGCTAAACATCAGCTTTCCTATCAGCCATAGAGGTTAGTTTACGCTAATTTGCTCTTATTTTAAAGTTTTCATTTAAAATATAAGGTTAGCGCATTTAGGTCGCACTGGTTAGTCTTAGTCgtggaacaaaagaaaaataaaccttTCTTTGGTGCCTTTTGACTTCGTAAAATACAAAACATATATGACCTCGTAAAATACAAAGCATATATAAAGAAAATTAGAATTTGTATAAATCTATTACTTCAGTGATATCATTTTCACAATCATTGTTCTTTTTATGGTTGTATGTTACCTTCACTATGTCTTTTTCTGGAGTTTCTTCTTTACTATATGTCTTTTCTGGAGAAATGAAATTGTATATCATGTAGTTACGTATGTAATTTATTAATAATTTTAGTGGATTGGCATTACGAAATGGTGAAAAGCATTTCATTACTTTATATTTATAATGTAATGTGCTATAATCCTTCGTAACGTTTTGTTGTACTCCCAACTGCCTTGTGTAGGGCTCACTGACCCAGTCAAGGTGTTCGTAACAGCTTTTGGCCAATGAGCCTCTCCAAAATCTGTCCTTTCGGGTAAATAGAAAAGGTTTCGTTTGATTTTATTTTGAAATAACCGGGAAACTCTTTTTATGCACAGTCCAACCCTTTCAAATAAGTACCTAATTGGGCTC contains:
- the LOC139050834 gene encoding uncharacterized protein, whose amino-acid sequence is MALLQHNAEDLAPRNVTARTNDITCNTVYVGPLEVDVSWERPLIVESPIKGYNIHVITLNGTDSLIHVDADVTKHVVHSMECWNAYILRVEALFESGGSALSPSVLYATGDRTSKYFPQDLHATENRTRCDAGGYYASVVLEWKPAQLGDSSVTAYNVEVFSVNDTSKVFRVPADTPRFEYDNVICNGTTVFGVSTVLFIGPDVFQGVGVGEFVYPAAYVAASTEMKAALHDVDGAVPSAVSSLSTSVILCIILIPLAVILLTILLFLGYKKYKKNDGRGLLRNDDSP